Below is a genomic region from Equus caballus isolate H_3958 breed thoroughbred chromosome X, TB-T2T, whole genome shotgun sequence.
AATGCTACTGCCAATAATACTTGCGTTGTTGATGATTCCTTCAAGTATAATCTGAATGGTGCTGTCTACAGTGTTGTATTCATCCTGGGTCTGATAACCAACAGTGCCTCTCTGTTTGTCTTCTGCTTCCGCATGAAAATGAGAAGTGAGACTGCTATTTTCATCATGAATCTGGCCCTCTCCGATTTGCTCTTTGTCTGCACTCtacctttcaaaatattttacaatttcaaCCGCCACTGGCCTTTTGGTGACACCCTCTGCAAGATCTCTGGGACTGCATTCCTCACCAACATCTATGGGAGTATGCTCTTCCTCACCTGTATTAGTGTGGATCGTTTCCTGGCCATTGTCTATCCTTTCCGATCTCGTACCATTAGGACCAGGAGGAATTCTGCCATTGTATGTGCTGGAGTCTGGATCCTAGTCCTCAGTGGTGGTATCTCAGCTTCTTTGTTTTCCACCACTAATGTCAACAATGCAACCACCACTTGCTTTGAGGGCTTCTCCAAACGTGTCTGGAAGACTTATCTGTCCAAGATCACCATATTTATTGAAATTGTTGGGTTTGTCATTCCTCTGATATTGAATGTCTCTTGTTCTTCTGTGGTGCTAAGAACTCTCCGCAAGCCTGCTACACTGTCTCAAATTGGGACCAATAAGAAAAAAGTGCTAAAGATGATCACAGTGCATATGGCAGTTTTTGTGGTATGCTTCGTACCCTATAACTCCGTTCTCTTTCTGTATGCCCTGGTGCGCTCCCAAGCTATTACCAATTGCTTGTTAGAAAAATTTGCAAAGATCATGTACCCAATAACCTTGTGTCTTGCAACTTTGAACTGTTGCTTTGACCCTTTCATCTATTACTTTACCCTTGAGTCCTTTCAGAAGTCCTTCTACATCAATACCCATATCAAGATGGAGTCCCTGTTTAAGACTGAAATGCCTCTGACCACAAAGCCTTCCCTTCCAGCTATTCAAGAGGAAGTTAGTGATCAGACAACACATAATGGTGGTGAATTAATGCTAGAATCTACCTTCTAGGTACAAGAACTGTCTTTAGGTCCAGATATGGTTTCTCCTATGCTATGAATAGGAGAAAAGATTTGAAGCTAATGATACTGAGAATAGATTAATGTACTGAATACAGTCAGAtacatttatttgaatgtttattGTACTTATGCTGTTTTGTTCAATAATTATAGGTCAGGTCTAATTACAACCACCAAAACTCTTCTGCTGGGTTAGAGTTTTATTGTATCACATTACATAAGTGGCCAGTGGCCTTGACTTTAGTGATATGGAGATTACTTTAATactttaaagaatatatttccattctGATAATATTTGGTAGTTAGGTTGGGCCTATAAATATAGAACAAATTCagggattatttaaaaaaaaaccttttgtgtTACTACTGATATAAGCTagtcttttttaaacattttttgaattgTCATTGAGTTTATTTTAGCACAAGAACATATTTTAGCTTAACgttattaataaaaaatgtatcaaatttaAAGGAACTGGCaaaatttattgtatatattttgaaagcacaaaaaaaattgtgtttgCATGAATATGggtgagaagaaacagaaaattcactgGATTTACACATTTACAGTTACCAGCagtgtcagtttttaaaaagtttttcctttttctacgcTACATTAAGATTTGCATATGAAACTTCAAAGCCAGAAAGCTGCTGAATATGTGCCCAAGACAGGTGCAAAATGGAAAATCACATAAAACAACAAATATCCATAAAAAACCCTAAGCATCACCAACagatttttcttagaatttaCAATCATCTTTCTTTCGAGAGGctgatttctataaaatattctCCATGTAAAATTTTGGAGCACAGTGCAGCCAGAAAGCTGCTGCATTTGTGTCTAGGTCAGGAgcaatgtgaaaaaaattaacaataaaatagtaataaaaataaaactataaaacaaacaaaaaatctttctcaaagcttgcattaataattttttggtgGGGAGAGAAGTAGAGATCTGTACCTTTAAATTACTTGTTCTTTCATATTAACTTTTGGAGCACAATGTAGTAAGAGATCTGCTGAATTTGTGCCCAGGTTGGGAgcatattgaaaaaaatacataaaccaaaccaaaacaagcaacaacaaaccagaaaaactacaaaacaacaaaaaaaattctttacacttgcattaatattttatttattttttaaggatccgtaattttaatatgatattttgGAGTACAACATAGGTAGAAATCTGCTAAATTTGTGCCCAGGTGAAGACCAAGTTGGAAAAAATCCCTGTAAAACAAAATAACCCCCTACAAAACAAAAGCacacaaaaatttataaattgtattGTTTTGAGCATTTGTAAAACTTGCAAAATACTATAACTTTCATATGATGCTTTGGAGCAAAATGCAGCTAGGAAGCTGCTAAACTGGTGCCTAGTTCAGGAGCAGTTaaagtcaatatttaaaaatgtacaaaagaaaacatttgttataactcacttaaacaaaaaaaaacaaaacaaaaaaagtcccTAAAAACTCTTACCATTTATTGGATGAAGTGTAGATTTAATAATGTTaagacttttaaataaaatatggcttGAAAGGTGCTACATTTGTGGTCATGTCAGAAGCAATGGAAATAAATACCCTCACATACACACTACACACATGCGCTCTACTCCACACACACGAGAACTGAAACActgcaaaacaacaaaaatattcttaaaatgcacattaatcaatttaaaaaatatttggatgaTGTGACAATTTAAAAATGCTAAGACTTTTTAAGTAAAACTTCCAGGAGCAGTGCTTCTTTTAAATTGCTGAACTTGTGCCAGagagtgattaaaaaaaatttaaaactctaaaacagtaaaaaaaaaatcccccaaatctTAAAGCAACAAGCACATTCTTAAAACTCTcattaacttttgtttttctttctagtgATACATAGTTTTAGAAATACTaagattttaaagtgaaaatctgCGAGCATAGTATAACTTTAAAAACGTCTAAATCTGTGCCTTGGTTAAGACCTAATTGGAAAAAATTGCTAAAACAATagaacaagaataaaaatgaattatcaaAAATGGAATTACTTTGTCCTTGTGATCTGAAGTCCTAAAAATAATCGTGCATTATATTGTCTTGTGGAAAAAAGTTACAGATAGAATATACATGGCATTAAGTTCAGTTAGATGGAATTAGGTTATGTTAAGATAGGCTAAGTTCATTTGTTAGGTTATGTTGTAAGATCAAATTAGTAATCAAAGTATGAATGATCTTTTtgtgtctttcagtattttttcttttccatttcttgttAGTATAAACTATATGGGAACTTTTGTTTGTGCCCTTGGCTCtcaaaatgatgaaattttagGAGTATG
It encodes:
- the LPAR4 gene encoding lysophosphatidic acid receptor 4 — translated: MGDRRFIDFQFQDLNSSLRPRLGNATANNTCVVDDSFKYNLNGAVYSVVFILGLITNSASLFVFCFRMKMRSETAIFIMNLALSDLLFVCTLPFKIFYNFNRHWPFGDTLCKISGTAFLTNIYGSMLFLTCISVDRFLAIVYPFRSRTIRTRRNSAIVCAGVWILVLSGGISASLFSTTNVNNATTTCFEGFSKRVWKTYLSKITIFIEIVGFVIPLILNVSCSSVVLRTLRKPATLSQIGTNKKKVLKMITVHMAVFVVCFVPYNSVLFLYALVRSQAITNCLLEKFAKIMYPITLCLATLNCCFDPFIYYFTLESFQKSFYINTHIKMESLFKTEMPLTTKPSLPAIQEEVSDQTTHNGGELMLESTF